The following proteins come from a genomic window of Peptoniphilus equinus:
- a CDS encoding helicase-related protein: protein MPSKNYEALLKTIKSQFKAFKDRDVYAEFLRNASYHYNYGLYNQIAILQGMGTAKAVAAYDFWGKNGRYVRRNNHGIAILNPKKGSIQKVFDISQTGVLSKAEHPIGIWHSDDTDLERLFQNAGFKARISNIMNDMYQSNNPYRDIVQASVLYQVAYRLGMHDFESYESGEFDQLKNLSPSEIQAILRDVNMITRGTLTVLRHELGGIEYENHGRREVREGTVLREVRGGRNLSADGAKTDRESSGALRHDETTLSTERRRSESSPTASGTFGSRRSESLSSERARAMQDSDRQTGRRMQSEGDHVGESGVLGMSPAEDANAQHHGRNGASRLRLQQLRAYQQQLEQQFTMGSHKKEVTEQVAMTSFFNADEVAPEMLLLDKDLDHDGVIDRYDADLKDSNVQTIGQLDERDKEQTDVTRSITIKERIENNLSAIALVQTLDKDNRVATPEEKTILQGFTGWGGLTQFFDGRESTKAYREKLQEMVTIEEYKDAQSSMLTGYYTPDYIAKNMCNALEILGFKSGKILDPSIGVGAFEANMPDAMLDNSEIVAYELDGISAKISAYLYDNAKIKHSGFEDTTLEDNAVDIAITNVPFGNYTVFDPVYAKQNYLIHDYFIHKSLDKVRSGGIVAVITTAGTMDKKDSRVRKDIADKAKLIGAFRLPDNAFIGAQVTSDILFFQKYQEGEVRVSEDWLELETRDGITMNQYFHHHPEHVLGNMQYVSGRYGDTLTCKATGNLSDQLQKAIRHLPENIYVPRSLERVSEVLNSEPEVVDVNELPNFSYFLTRDGVKFKGNGDIQDVTGDEDRIKRLIAIRDIARRLYKAEIDDESDNIVHGLMAQLNTAYDEFVEIYGHIHDKRNLQAFESDNSIYFLRSMENVDDKGKFQSKADVFKERVIKPLKAPEIAENAQDALAISVNYKGKIDFDFMEKLSGISREELINSLEGVEIFYNDLTQSFETRDEFLTGDVREKCQNLRLKLYGADKLADQRIAKNIKALKAVYPPWIHAADINVKLGANWIPHQVIEDFIRERLHFVRDVSYSDVTGQWYIDEKGPASFYMIANTEYGTKRMNALHILEKTLNQNEQITINDSITNPDGSTSNVVNKKETIIVQEKQERLKQEFKDWIFEDMQRRQELEKIYNERFNGVVERHYDGSQLDFPGMNLALSLKPHQKDVVARAIYGGNSLIAHVVGAGKTYAAIASVMESKRLGLCNKAMVVVPNHLTEQWGSDFMTLYPNAKILVATSKDFTAERRKDFFGKVANGNYDAVIIGHSQFSRIPLSKDYEMKFVQDEINKLEDKKESLSYFERKGFGYRQIMQQEKKLKSRLSKILYEQKQHKDLGIVNFDELGVDKLVIDEAHEFKNLQIATSLTGVSGISTSASQKAFDLYMKTKWMNEVTNNRGTIFLTGTPVSNSMAELYIMQKYLQEDTLKSKGLVNFDTWVSVFGEITKSMELRPEGEGYQMKTKFSKFGNLPELIGMFKEFADVKNREDLDLPVPTLHNEVIKTEPSEIQKEIVHNFADRAYAVRNGIDRRVDNFLLITNDGKKCALDQRLMDFDLPDDPNSKVNACVNKTLEIYNKTQSEKLTQLIFCDLSTPGGKDASTFNLYDDIKTKLMAGGIKEKDIAFIHDANTESKKEALFEKVRQGEVRVLLGSTRMMGTGTNVQEKLIAIHNLDCPWRPSDRDQRIGRIQRQGNQNPDVYEYTYITKGTFDAYLYQMLENKQRFISQVMKSDNQIRNMEDVDNTVLNYAEIKALAIDNPLIKDKMELENEVSRLQIERSMHIQNRFSMDRIVRDHPVIIDRQLQTIDNINADMNTVQENTNEDFEMVIDGVKYSKVTEAGQALMDSYSKRGESKEPIGSYRGIGIRLTYNPTEKAFQAVLKGKETYIVELGTSPRANVSKIDHFLNNLDARMTGAIQRIDQLNNELVFAKDKIDAPFFKEEEYQNKLKKLNEINIRLKLGEDMIPREELIDRAKTLIIEKNINGTVNFEDLSAIEVYNRSNASNKLSIEVNLDDPAVVTKLNGEIIATENYQSINELIEFKLQDINVNDYIQTLQAEGKLKKNVLLDAILNDDAPGISRGHHDDLEV, encoded by the coding sequence ATGCCGAGTAAAAATTATGAAGCGTTATTAAAAACCATCAAGTCACAATTTAAAGCCTTTAAAGATCGCGATGTCTATGCTGAGTTTTTAAGGAATGCAAGTTATCACTATAACTATGGACTGTACAACCAGATTGCCATTCTTCAAGGAATGGGCACTGCAAAAGCTGTAGCGGCGTATGATTTTTGGGGCAAGAATGGACGTTATGTCCGGCGCAACAACCACGGTATTGCTATATTGAATCCGAAAAAAGGAAGTATTCAAAAGGTTTTTGACATTTCGCAGACCGGTGTGTTATCGAAAGCAGAACATCCCATAGGTATATGGCATTCTGATGATACGGATTTAGAGCGTCTATTCCAAAACGCGGGATTTAAGGCGCGAATTAGCAATATCATGAATGACATGTATCAGTCCAATAATCCCTATAGGGATATTGTGCAAGCATCTGTGCTATATCAAGTCGCCTATCGATTAGGCATGCATGATTTTGAGAGCTATGAGTCCGGAGAGTTTGATCAGTTAAAAAACTTGTCGCCGAGTGAAATTCAAGCTATTTTACGAGATGTCAATATGATAACCCGGGGCACGCTAACCGTATTACGACACGAACTAGGAGGAATTGAGTATGAGAACCATGGAAGACGTGAAGTACGAGAAGGAACAGTATTACGTGAAGTACGAGGGGGAAGAAACCTATCAGCTGATGGAGCAAAAACCGACCGAGAGTCCTCTGGGGCGCTACGCCATGATGAAACGACACTATCTACTGAACGTCGAAGATCCGAAAGCTCGCCAACTGCTTCAGGAACTTTTGGAAGCAGGCGATCTGAATCGCTATCTTCAGAGCGTGCACGAGCAATGCAAGACAGTGATCGACAGACTGGACGACGAATGCAGAGCGAGGGGGATCACGTCGGAGAATCTGGGGTATTGGGAATGTCTCCAGCAGAAGATGCAAATGCTCAACACCATGGAAGAAATGGTGCTTCACGATTACGTCTACAACAATTAAGAGCCTACCAACAACAACTGGAACAACAATTTACAATGGGTAGCCACAAAAAAGAAGTCACGGAACAAGTAGCCATGACTTCTTTTTTTAATGCTGATGAGGTAGCTCCTGAGATGTTGCTGTTGGATAAAGACTTGGATCATGATGGCGTAATAGACCGTTATGATGCAGATCTGAAGGATAGCAATGTACAGACTATTGGTCAGCTCGATGAGAGGGATAAGGAGCAAACGGACGTAACCCGAAGCATTACAATAAAAGAACGTATTGAAAATAATCTTTCAGCTATTGCCCTAGTTCAAACGTTGGATAAGGACAATCGAGTGGCTACTCCTGAGGAAAAAACAATACTTCAAGGATTTACCGGATGGGGCGGACTCACACAATTTTTTGATGGCAGGGAATCCACTAAAGCCTACAGAGAAAAATTACAAGAGATGGTGACAATTGAGGAATATAAAGACGCACAAAGTTCCATGTTGACCGGGTATTATACGCCGGATTACATTGCAAAAAACATGTGCAACGCGCTTGAAATCTTGGGCTTTAAAAGCGGTAAGATTTTGGATCCGTCAATAGGGGTAGGGGCATTTGAAGCGAATATGCCGGATGCTATGCTAGACAACAGCGAAATTGTTGCCTATGAACTTGATGGCATATCTGCCAAGATTTCCGCCTATCTTTATGACAATGCGAAAATTAAGCATAGCGGATTTGAAGACACGACATTGGAAGATAACGCTGTTGATATTGCCATCACCAACGTACCATTCGGGAATTATACCGTTTTTGACCCGGTGTATGCAAAACAGAACTATCTTATTCACGATTATTTTATTCATAAATCCCTTGATAAGGTTCGTAGCGGAGGGATTGTAGCTGTTATCACTACAGCCGGCACCATGGATAAAAAGGACAGTCGGGTTAGAAAGGATATCGCCGACAAAGCTAAGCTTATTGGCGCTTTTCGCCTTCCTGATAATGCGTTTATAGGCGCTCAAGTAACTTCGGATATTTTATTTTTTCAAAAATATCAAGAAGGTGAAGTCCGTGTAAGTGAGGATTGGTTAGAGTTGGAAACCCGTGACGGGATCACAATGAACCAATATTTCCACCATCACCCGGAACACGTGTTAGGCAACATGCAATACGTGTCAGGGCGATATGGTGACACACTCACTTGCAAAGCTACAGGTAATCTCAGCGACCAATTACAAAAAGCCATCAGGCACCTCCCTGAAAATATTTATGTACCGCGCTCTTTAGAACGTGTATCAGAGGTGCTAAACTCTGAGCCTGAGGTGGTCGATGTCAACGAGTTGCCTAACTTCAGCTATTTTTTAACTCGTGATGGTGTCAAATTTAAAGGTAATGGTGATATTCAAGATGTTACCGGCGACGAGGATAGGATTAAGCGGCTTATCGCTATAAGAGATATTGCTAGAAGGCTCTACAAGGCTGAAATTGACGACGAAAGCGATAATATAGTACACGGGCTTATGGCACAATTAAATACTGCTTACGACGAGTTTGTAGAGATCTATGGTCACATCCATGATAAACGCAATTTGCAGGCATTTGAGAGCGACAATTCTATTTATTTCTTACGCTCTATGGAAAATGTTGATGATAAAGGCAAATTTCAAAGTAAGGCTGATGTATTTAAAGAGCGTGTCATAAAGCCTTTGAAAGCGCCCGAAATCGCAGAGAATGCTCAAGATGCATTGGCTATTTCTGTCAATTATAAAGGCAAAATAGATTTTGATTTTATGGAGAAACTTAGCGGTATTTCTAGAGAGGAATTAATCAATAGTCTCGAAGGCGTTGAAATCTTCTATAATGATTTAACGCAAAGCTTTGAGACAAGGGATGAATTTTTAACTGGGGATGTGCGAGAAAAATGTCAAAACCTAAGATTAAAGCTTTATGGTGCCGATAAGCTGGCAGACCAACGCATTGCCAAAAATATAAAAGCATTAAAGGCGGTATATCCGCCGTGGATTCACGCGGCAGATATCAATGTGAAACTAGGAGCTAATTGGATTCCACACCAAGTCATAGAAGATTTCATCCGTGAGCGATTACATTTCGTGCGTGATGTCAGTTATTCAGATGTGACCGGACAATGGTACATTGACGAAAAGGGCCCGGCAAGTTTTTATATGATTGCCAATACTGAATATGGCACGAAACGCATGAATGCGCTCCACATTTTGGAAAAAACATTAAATCAAAATGAACAAATTACTATTAATGACAGCATAACCAATCCGGATGGTAGTACCTCGAATGTGGTCAACAAAAAAGAAACTATTATCGTTCAGGAAAAACAGGAACGACTCAAACAAGAATTCAAAGACTGGATTTTTGAAGATATGCAACGTCGACAAGAGTTGGAAAAAATTTACAACGAACGTTTTAACGGCGTGGTCGAGCGGCATTATGATGGCAGTCAGTTGGATTTTCCCGGGATGAATTTAGCGCTATCGCTCAAACCTCATCAGAAAGATGTGGTGGCTAGAGCTATTTACGGAGGAAACAGTCTTATTGCTCATGTTGTCGGCGCAGGCAAAACTTACGCCGCCATAGCGTCTGTAATGGAATCAAAACGTCTTGGGCTTTGTAATAAGGCCATGGTCGTTGTTCCTAATCATTTGACAGAGCAATGGGGTTCTGACTTCATGACCCTGTACCCTAATGCCAAAATTCTCGTGGCAACATCAAAGGATTTCACAGCCGAACGACGCAAGGACTTCTTTGGCAAAGTTGCTAACGGGAATTACGATGCTGTCATTATTGGACACAGTCAATTTTCGCGCATTCCGCTTTCAAAAGATTACGAAATGAAATTTGTGCAAGACGAGATCAATAAACTTGAGGATAAAAAGGAATCTTTAAGTTACTTTGAGCGAAAGGGTTTTGGTTATCGTCAAATTATGCAACAAGAGAAAAAACTTAAGAGTCGACTGAGCAAAATTTTGTATGAACAAAAGCAACATAAAGATTTGGGAATCGTTAATTTTGACGAACTCGGTGTTGATAAGTTAGTCATAGACGAAGCTCATGAATTTAAAAATCTCCAAATTGCTACATCGTTAACCGGTGTATCAGGCATCTCTACTTCAGCGTCGCAGAAAGCCTTTGACCTGTATATGAAGACGAAATGGATGAATGAAGTCACCAATAATCGTGGCACGATATTTCTTACAGGTACACCGGTGTCCAATTCCATGGCAGAGCTTTACATTATGCAAAAATATCTGCAAGAAGATACCTTAAAGTCAAAGGGTCTTGTGAATTTCGATACATGGGTTTCCGTATTTGGCGAAATTACAAAATCCATGGAGCTTAGGCCGGAAGGCGAAGGCTATCAGATGAAGACAAAATTTTCTAAATTTGGTAATTTGCCTGAGTTGATAGGCATGTTTAAAGAGTTTGCCGATGTTAAAAATCGTGAAGACCTTGATTTACCTGTACCTACACTGCATAACGAGGTTATTAAAACAGAGCCCAGTGAGATACAGAAGGAGATTGTTCACAATTTCGCAGATCGTGCTTATGCTGTACGTAATGGCATTGATCGGCGCGTTGATAATTTTCTTTTAATTACGAATGATGGAAAGAAATGTGCTTTAGACCAACGGCTCATGGACTTTGATTTGCCTGATGATCCGAATTCAAAGGTCAATGCTTGCGTGAATAAAACTTTGGAAATTTATAATAAGACACAGTCTGAAAAATTAACACAACTTATTTTTTGCGATTTATCCACACCGGGAGGCAAAGACGCAAGTACTTTTAACCTTTACGATGACATTAAGACAAAATTGATGGCAGGAGGCATAAAGGAAAAAGACATTGCTTTTATACATGATGCTAACACGGAATCCAAAAAGGAAGCTTTGTTTGAAAAGGTGCGTCAAGGTGAGGTTAGAGTATTACTTGGCTCCACACGCATGATGGGCACAGGAACCAACGTCCAAGAGAAATTGATTGCTATTCATAACTTAGATTGTCCGTGGCGTCCAAGTGACAGAGATCAACGTATAGGTCGTATTCAGCGACAAGGCAATCAAAATCCCGATGTGTATGAGTATACCTATATTACGAAAGGCACCTTTGATGCCTACCTTTACCAGATGCTTGAGAACAAACAGCGATTTATTTCTCAAGTCATGAAGTCAGATAACCAGATACGTAACATGGAAGACGTCGATAATACCGTATTAAATTATGCCGAAATTAAAGCGCTTGCCATTGATAACCCGTTGATAAAGGATAAAATGGAGCTTGAAAATGAGGTGTCACGTCTTCAAATTGAGCGTTCCATGCATATTCAAAATCGTTTCAGCATGGATCGCATCGTGCGAGATCATCCGGTTATTATTGACAGGCAATTACAGACGATTGATAACATCAATGCTGACATGAACACAGTTCAGGAAAATACTAATGAAGATTTTGAGATGGTTATTGATGGTGTAAAGTATAGCAAGGTTACTGAAGCAGGGCAGGCACTTATGGACAGTTATAGTAAACGTGGGGAGTCTAAAGAGCCGATAGGCTCTTATCGCGGCATAGGAATACGCCTGACGTACAACCCCACTGAGAAAGCATTTCAAGCTGTTTTAAAGGGAAAGGAGACATATATTGTGGAACTTGGCACCTCACCTCGAGCAAATGTTTCGAAGATCGATCATTTTTTAAACAATCTTGATGCACGTATGACAGGGGCAATTCAGCGTATTGACCAGCTTAACAACGAATTGGTCTTTGCGAAAGATAAAATCGATGCGCCATTTTTTAAAGAAGAGGAATATCAAAATAAACTGAAAAAGCTAAACGAAATTAACATTCGCCTTAAACTCGGCGAGGATATGATCCCCAGAGAAGAATTAATAGATCGAGCCAAAACCCTGATCATTGAGAAAAATATCAATGGGACTGTTAATTTTGAGGATTTGTCCGCTATTGAAGTTTATAATCGTTCCAATGCAAGCAATAAGTTAAGCATTGAGGTGAATTTGGATGATCCGGCTGTAGTGACAAAATTAAATGGCGAAATTATCGCTACAGAAAATTATCAATCCATCAATGAACTCATCGAATTTAAACTGCAAGACATCAATGTGAATGATTATATTCAGACGCTTCAAGCTGAAGGCAAGCTTAAAAAGAATGTACTGTTGGATGCCATCCTAAATGATGACGCTCCGGGTATATCCAGAGGGCATCACGACGACTTGGAGGTCTAA
- a CDS encoding single-stranded DNA-binding protein, which translates to MNKCIFYGIMATDVTIRTKRSYDGRAFKTLYFVLAVKDNKNYSYIPCVAYNKTAELIAQYVKKDDKLIVIGALELYDKNQGAEIVQDFTIRVKEVHFVDNRIKGANIIEEDSEFIILQKHNDHNDKSQDDMDSTKSTTTSSEPNAETTNSAYDDEWVDPLVRDGVLSEDGVMLLDEEEQLAYNERRQREGTWEVVKLHETDDEIPF; encoded by the coding sequence ATGAATAAATGTATATTTTACGGAATTATGGCCACAGACGTTACTATTCGCACCAAACGAAGCTATGATGGTAGAGCATTTAAAACATTGTATTTTGTTTTAGCAGTAAAAGACAATAAGAATTATAGTTATATACCATGTGTTGCGTATAACAAAACAGCAGAGCTTATTGCTCAGTATGTCAAAAAAGACGACAAACTTATTGTCATAGGTGCGTTAGAACTGTATGATAAAAATCAAGGAGCTGAAATTGTACAGGATTTTACTATTCGAGTCAAGGAGGTTCATTTCGTGGATAACAGAATTAAGGGAGCAAATATCATCGAAGAGGATAGTGAATTCATCATCCTGCAAAAGCATAACGATCACAATGATAAATCACAAGATGATATGGATAGTACCAAGAGTACGACTACATCATCTGAACCAAATGCTGAGACAACTAATAGCGCATACGACGATGAGTGGGTTGACCCACTGGTTAGAGATGGCGTGTTAAGTGAAGACGGCGTTATGCTTCTGGATGAGGAAGAGCAACTGGCTTATAACGAACGCCGTCAACGAGAAGGTACATGGGAAGTGGTCAAGCTACATGAAACGGACGACGAGATACCATTTTAA
- a CDS encoding type IA DNA topoisomerase, translated as MKLVVAEKPSVAQDIARVIGATNREQGYLEGNGYMVTWCFGHLVTLAPPEAYGEEYKSWRVDTLPIFPESFKYAVIKNSAKQYAVVKNLMHNNRVTSIVCATDAGREGELIFMLVYNQSKCHKPVERLWISSMEDRAIAHGFETLKPESDYTDVYHSALARLWADWLVGMNATRLYSVLYNDKLTVGRVQTPTLAMITARDQAIEQFQKEKYYTVEINNELYTLSTERIDNAELAKQIINNLPDSISIDHVETKEKTTRPVKLFDLTALQRACNKYFGYSAKQTLDYAQSLYEKKFITYPRTDSRYLTEDMETTVVSYFNKLNFQYDETNFKRIFNSKKVSDHHALIPTLSSLDNLDSMDIGERKVFNLIQCQLLASSDANVIESITKVATDIDGVIFKASGKTIIQEGFAKHFKAYETKKESVLPEIYEGDIFRIQDSKIQEKYTSPPPHYTEETLLLAMEKAGKEDLDKELDVEKKGLGTPATRAGIIEKLIATNYVTRDKKNLLATEKAFRLIEIVSDSLKNASTTAEWENELTRIANGDSDPKAFMDSIKDEVKRICCHTDVKAEYVIPREDRESLGSCPKCGSSVIEGKKVYFCTNNDCDFRVFKEICNKKINKTVIKDLLSKGMTEKIPGFLSKKGTIFSAKLVIKDDNTIEFKFK; from the coding sequence ATGAAACTTGTTGTAGCTGAAAAACCTTCTGTAGCCCAAGATATAGCTAGGGTGATAGGTGCCACAAACCGTGAACAAGGCTATTTAGAAGGCAACGGCTATATGGTAACGTGGTGTTTCGGTCACTTAGTGACCCTTGCACCGCCTGAAGCCTATGGCGAAGAATATAAAAGTTGGCGTGTCGACACATTGCCTATATTCCCTGAAAGCTTTAAATATGCTGTGATTAAAAACAGCGCTAAGCAATATGCCGTTGTTAAAAATCTTATGCATAACAACAGAGTGACTTCTATCGTGTGCGCTACAGATGCCGGGCGCGAAGGAGAACTTATTTTTATGCTTGTGTATAACCAGTCTAAATGCCATAAGCCTGTAGAAAGGCTATGGATATCATCGATGGAAGATCGTGCTATTGCTCATGGTTTTGAGACATTGAAACCTGAAAGCGACTACACCGATGTATATCATTCGGCACTAGCTCGGCTGTGGGCAGATTGGCTTGTAGGCATGAATGCCACTAGACTGTATTCCGTTTTATATAATGACAAGTTAACTGTAGGTCGCGTGCAGACACCGACCCTTGCGATGATTACAGCGCGAGATCAAGCAATTGAACAGTTCCAAAAAGAGAAGTATTATACCGTTGAAATAAATAACGAGCTCTATACACTATCTACTGAACGTATTGATAATGCTGAGTTGGCAAAGCAAATTATCAACAACTTACCTGACAGCATCAGCATAGATCATGTGGAAACAAAAGAAAAAACCACGCGACCAGTTAAACTTTTCGATCTTACGGCACTGCAAAGAGCTTGCAATAAATACTTTGGTTATAGCGCGAAGCAGACCCTAGATTATGCTCAAAGTCTCTACGAAAAGAAATTTATTACCTACCCACGAACAGACTCCAGGTATCTCACCGAAGATATGGAGACTACCGTGGTGTCATACTTTAATAAATTAAATTTTCAATACGACGAAACTAATTTTAAACGAATTTTTAATTCTAAAAAAGTTTCGGATCATCATGCCCTGATACCGACACTATCCTCTTTAGATAATTTAGATAGTATGGATATCGGGGAGCGCAAAGTATTTAATCTTATTCAGTGTCAACTGCTGGCTTCAAGTGACGCGAATGTTATTGAAAGTATTACTAAGGTCGCCACAGATATAGATGGTGTTATTTTCAAGGCCTCCGGCAAAACTATTATTCAGGAGGGTTTTGCCAAACATTTTAAAGCGTATGAAACCAAAAAAGAAAGTGTATTACCTGAAATTTACGAAGGGGATATTTTTCGTATCCAAGATTCTAAGATACAAGAAAAGTATACCTCGCCACCACCTCATTATACTGAGGAAACCTTACTCTTGGCTATGGAGAAGGCAGGAAAGGAAGATTTGGACAAGGAATTAGACGTAGAAAAAAAGGGTCTAGGGACACCGGCCACACGTGCCGGCATTATCGAAAAACTGATTGCGACCAACTATGTCACGCGAGATAAGAAAAATCTCCTTGCAACTGAAAAGGCCTTTCGTCTTATTGAGATTGTGTCGGATAGTTTAAAAAATGCTTCAACTACAGCAGAATGGGAAAATGAGCTCACACGCATTGCAAATGGTGATAGCGATCCCAAAGCCTTCATGGATTCAATAAAAGATGAAGTTAAAAGGATTTGTTGTCATACCGACGTAAAGGCGGAGTACGTTATTCCGCGAGAAGATAGGGAGAGCTTAGGATCATGTCCTAAATGTGGCAGTTCTGTCATTGAAGGAAAGAAAGTGTATTTTTGTACTAATAACGACTGCGACTTTCGTGTATTCAAAGAGATTTGCAACAAGAAGATCAATAAAACTGTAATAAAAGACCTGTTATCTAAAGGCATGACTGAAAAGATTCCGGGGTTTTTATCGAAAAAAGGCACGATTTTTTCTGCGAAGTTAGTCATTAAGGATGACAATACAATAGAGTTTAAATTTAAATAA